A single Inediibacterium massiliense DNA region contains:
- a CDS encoding aminotransferase class IV, with protein MKPEAFLSYYIYNEEVYKTEEIHPFEEISSSMIYEVIRIIDGIPLFLEEHLERLRKSANILNQEVHKSDEEIEKEILQLVLMNDCKNINVKLLCTNLEKEKQDFFTYLIQSYYPEKEVYEKGIHTVLYHSERKNPNAKVLNTSFKERVKELLEKENAFEAILVNEDGSITEGSRSNMFFVKNSKVYTALGKNVLLGVTRNKIMEVCKSLGIEVIEKSINESEIPTLQGAFMSGTSVNVLPIESIGDDHMNSVHDPIIEKIGSGYIEEMNKYLQSKSAK; from the coding sequence ATGAAACCAGAGGCTTTTTTAAGTTACTATATTTATAATGAAGAAGTATATAAAACAGAAGAAATCCATCCGTTTGAAGAAATTTCTTCGTCTATGATTTATGAGGTTATTCGAATTATTGATGGTATTCCTCTTTTTTTAGAAGAACATTTAGAAAGATTAAGAAAATCAGCAAATATTTTAAATCAAGAGGTACATAAGTCTGATGAAGAAATAGAAAAGGAAATTCTTCAATTGGTTTTAATGAATGATTGTAAAAATATAAATGTAAAACTTCTTTGTACCAATTTGGAAAAAGAAAAGCAAGATTTTTTCACTTATTTGATTCAAAGCTATTATCCAGAAAAAGAGGTGTATGAGAAAGGAATTCATACAGTTTTGTATCATTCAGAGAGAAAAAATCCTAATGCAAAGGTACTCAATACTTCGTTTAAAGAAAGGGTAAAAGAACTTTTAGAAAAAGAAAATGCTTTTGAAGCAATTCTTGTAAACGAAGATGGATCTATTACAGAAGGAAGTCGTTCTAATATGTTTTTTGTAAAAAATAGTAAGGTTTATACAGCTTTAGGGAAAAATGTTTTATTAGGAGTGACTAGAAATAAGATTATGGAGGTTTGCAAAAGTTTAGGAATAGAAGTAATAGAAAAGTCTATTAATGAAAGTGAAATCCCTACTTTGCAAGGAGCTTTTATGTCTGGAACTTCTGTGAATGTGTTACCTATTGAAAGTATAGGAGATGATCATATGAATTCAGTTCATGATCCTATTATTGAAAAAATAGGAAGTGGATACATAGAAGAAATGAACAAATATCTTCAAAGCAAAAGTGCCAAATAA
- a CDS encoding S41 family peptidase, giving the protein MISKKRAITGAIILVLITGIFTFTVSNIVGLTVGDKVVISKRDYTYYKDLNKTYGKMLGLKEYINENYYKPVNEANFEDWLIRGLFASLEDPYSQYMDKAEFATFMEHTEGNYYGGIGVIMTPGEDGLITVVEPFQGSPGDQAGLKPGDKIIGVDGEGVIAERLDQAVTKIKGKEGTKVTLTVLKKGSKDPVDVVITREKVRSQTVSTKMLKDHIGYIRMSMFDEHTSEDFLKRLKELEDQNIKGLVIDLRNNPGGLLDECVKVADRLLGEQTIVYTMDRAGKKEYKKSNKDHVNYPFVLLVNKGSASASEILSGAVQDTKSGELIGTTTFGKGLVQQIQGLKDGSGFRLTTAQYFTPNGTYIHGKGIAPDIEVPLPKELEEKLYLITYEEDVQLQKAVEVLEEKIKK; this is encoded by the coding sequence ATGATAAGTAAAAAACGAGCCATAACAGGAGCAATCATATTAGTATTGATAACGGGAATTTTTACTTTTACTGTAAGCAATATTGTAGGATTGACAGTAGGAGATAAAGTAGTAATTTCAAAAAGAGATTATACATACTATAAAGACTTAAACAAAACTTATGGAAAAATGTTAGGACTTAAGGAATATATTAATGAAAATTATTATAAACCAGTCAATGAAGCAAACTTTGAGGATTGGCTTATTAGAGGATTGTTTGCTTCATTAGAAGATCCATATTCACAGTATATGGATAAAGCAGAGTTTGCTACATTTATGGAACACACAGAAGGAAACTATTATGGTGGAATTGGTGTCATTATGACTCCAGGAGAGGATGGACTCATTACTGTAGTAGAACCTTTTCAAGGCTCTCCTGGGGATCAAGCAGGTCTAAAGCCTGGAGATAAGATTATAGGAGTGGATGGAGAAGGTGTTATTGCAGAAAGATTAGATCAAGCTGTTACAAAAATAAAAGGAAAAGAAGGTACAAAGGTTACCTTGACTGTTCTTAAAAAAGGAAGTAAAGATCCGGTAGATGTTGTAATCACAAGAGAAAAAGTAAGATCTCAAACTGTATCTACAAAGATGTTAAAGGATCATATAGGTTATATTCGTATGAGCATGTTTGATGAACATACTTCAGAGGACTTCTTAAAAAGATTAAAAGAATTAGAAGATCAAAATATAAAAGGATTGGTTATTGATTTAAGAAATAATCCAGGAGGATTATTGGATGAATGTGTAAAAGTAGCAGATCGATTGTTAGGAGAACAAACCATTGTATATACAATGGATAGAGCTGGCAAGAAAGAATATAAAAAATCTAATAAAGATCATGTAAATTATCCTTTTGTATTATTGGTTAATAAAGGCAGTGCTAGTGCCTCTGAAATTTTATCTGGAGCTGTACAAGATACAAAATCAGGTGAGTTAATAGGAACGACTACCTTTGGAAAAGGACTTGTACAACAAATTCAAGGATTAAAGGATGGTTCAGGTTTTAGATTGACTACAGCTCAATATTTTACACCAAATGGGACTTATATCCATGGAAAAGGAATTGCTCCAGATATTGAAGTACCCCTTCCAAAAGAATTAGAAGAAAAATTATATCTTATTACTTATGAGGAAGATGTACAGTTACAAAAGGCTGTAGAGGTTTTAGAAGAAAAAATAAAGAAATAA
- a CDS encoding PDZ domain-containing protein: MNYFLQPSFLFIFILLCIQYKKIYKRRKKIIGRSHGVKHMLFYAIGIGLLGGILGSVIILQLGTVINFMNFIYVLPLSIILMLIHPRYICFSYSGGLLSLGSLIFGFPRIDVPSIMEIIAIFHLIESILIYFDGDKEAIPILIDDEKYGIIGGYMMQRFWPIPIIFFPAFCIAALGYGDLALGEIPKEKCKKSGKRLFVYSISLLILAILSRNIYGIKFIAALFAPIGHEILIVYGQRNEKKKIPVFRSHSKGVTVLDLYKGGVGEKIGFERGDIILTMNGRIVYDKSHIQKLLQDGLYKLSIKAIDLHGKMKILEYKDSQHKIKNLDILVIPKNTSFVFDIDEEKGILRRFIGKYTKLKKTVCS, encoded by the coding sequence TTGAATTATTTTTTACAGCCTTCATTTTTGTTTATTTTCATTCTTTTATGTATACAATATAAAAAAATTTATAAAAGAAGAAAAAAAATTATAGGAAGATCTCATGGTGTAAAGCATATGTTATTTTATGCAATAGGGATAGGTTTATTAGGAGGAATTTTAGGAAGCGTAATCATACTTCAGTTAGGGACGGTTATCAACTTTATGAATTTTATATATGTTCTTCCTTTATCGATCATTCTTATGCTCATTCATCCTAGATATATATGTTTTTCTTATTCAGGGGGATTGTTATCTTTAGGAAGCTTAATTTTTGGGTTCCCAAGGATAGATGTACCAAGTATTATGGAGATTATTGCAATTTTTCATTTGATTGAAAGTATTTTAATTTACTTTGATGGAGATAAAGAGGCCATTCCTATCTTAATAGACGATGAAAAATATGGAATTATAGGTGGATATATGATGCAGAGATTTTGGCCTATTCCAATAATATTTTTTCCTGCATTTTGTATAGCTGCTTTAGGATATGGAGATTTAGCTTTAGGGGAAATTCCAAAAGAAAAGTGCAAAAAATCTGGAAAAAGGTTATTTGTGTACAGTATAAGTTTACTGATTTTAGCTATTTTATCAAGAAATATTTATGGTATAAAATTTATTGCAGCTTTATTTGCTCCTATAGGCCATGAGATCCTTATTGTGTATGGACAAAGGAATGAGAAAAAAAAGATACCTGTTTTTAGAAGTCATAGCAAAGGAGTTACTGTACTTGATTTATATAAAGGAGGAGTAGGAGAGAAAATAGGTTTTGAAAGAGGAGATATTATTTTAACTATGAATGGACGAATTGTATATGATAAAAGTCATATACAAAAGCTGTTACAAGATGGTCTTTATAAACTCTCTATAAAGGCTATAGATTTACATGGTAAAATGAAGATTTTAGAATATAAAGATTCACAACATAAAATAAAAAACTTAGATATTTTAGTGATACCAAAAAATACATCCTTTGTATTTGATATAGATGAAGAAAAGGGAATTTTAAGAAGATTCATAGGTAAGTATACAAAATTGAAAAAAACCGTATGTTCTTAA
- a CDS encoding sensor domain-containing diguanylate cyclase, whose translation MQKYNEMKDIILQISNSIVSIENMEELLRLFVNSMVQVIDKADTASILIKNEDNLFEFKAVHGFNLEELSKVKLSSEELFLGHHQNYKSIIIPNPDHFNYEKMSSKNYNLLKNAKVLQIKSTMRMPILIDNQVYGIVNIDNISHDGIFNEEDIAILEYLTGQLAVAIKNLLLFEKTLFLSRYDGLTHLYHRHYFDELFNNIYQRALRYNEQFCLCMIDLNNLKKINDVYGHLAGDLAIQHFADILKNNVRSSDVLGRFGGDEFVLIFLNSNLKQTQKKIEFIFQKISENPLTYDQNKFFVDFSFGIAEFPKDSTDHKELFKIADSRMYKNKSNKKNRM comes from the coding sequence ATGCAAAAATATAATGAAATGAAAGATATCATACTTCAAATTAGTAATTCTATTGTTTCCATTGAAAATATGGAAGAATTATTAAGACTCTTTGTAAATAGTATGGTACAAGTAATTGATAAAGCAGATACAGCAAGCATTTTAATAAAAAATGAAGATAATCTATTTGAATTTAAAGCAGTACATGGATTTAATTTAGAAGAACTTTCAAAAGTTAAATTATCTTCTGAAGAACTTTTTTTAGGACATCATCAAAATTACAAATCTATTATTATACCAAACCCTGATCATTTTAATTATGAAAAGATGTCCTCCAAAAATTACAATCTATTAAAAAATGCAAAGGTATTACAAATTAAATCTACTATGCGTATGCCTATTCTCATTGATAACCAAGTATATGGAATTGTCAATATAGATAATATTTCTCATGATGGCATTTTTAATGAAGAAGATATTGCCATATTAGAATATTTAACAGGGCAATTAGCAGTTGCTATAAAAAATCTACTTCTTTTTGAAAAAACTTTATTTTTATCTAGATACGACGGTCTTACTCATCTTTATCATAGACATTATTTTGATGAACTTTTTAATAATATCTATCAACGTGCACTAAGATATAATGAACAATTTTGTCTATGTATGATCGATTTAAATAATCTTAAAAAAATTAATGACGTATATGGACATTTAGCAGGAGACTTAGCCATACAACATTTTGCAGATATCCTAAAAAATAATGTTCGATCTTCTGATGTATTAGGAAGATTTGGAGGAGATGAATTTGTACTCATATTTTTAAATTCCAATTTAAAACAGACTCAGAAAAAAATAGAATTTATTTTTCAAAAAATCAGTGAAAATCCTCTTACTTATGATCAAAATAAATTTTTTGTAGATTTTAGCTTTGGAATAGCTGAATTTCCTAAAGATTCTACAGATCATAAGGAACTATTCAAAATTGCAGATTCTCGTATGTATAAAAATAAAAGTAACAAAAAAAACCGTATGTAG